DNA from Bradyrhizobium diazoefficiens USDA 110:
GCGAGTTGCAGAAGCGGATGTGGAGTGCCTATTCCGCTGCGATCGAGAAATATGTCGGCTCGAAACTGTCCGATGCCGATGCCGTCAAGCTCAGCGGCCTGCTCGACCGGCTGGGCTGCTCGTGCGGCGAGATGAAGCTTCCGCCCGTCGCCAACGTCAACGAAAGCACGCCGCCGCGATGATCGCGCGGCAAACCAGCACGTCCGCGCGCCCGTCGGTTCGCGGACCATCCCTGTCACCCGCGCATTCGGTCGAAGCGCTTTTGATTAGAGTTTGATATGGCGCGAGACCAGATCGATATGACGCCGTTGCAATCGCGCGACGAGCTCGTTGCGTGGTTCGAGGAAGGCTGCAAGGATCCGTCCGAATTCCGCATGGGCACCGAGCACGAGAAGACGCCTTTCACGCTCGAAGGGTACCGCCCGGTGCCTTACGAAGGCGCACGCGGCATCGGCGCGCTGCTCGAGGGCATGAAGCTCCTGCTCGGCTGGGAGCCGATCATGGAGAAGGGCAACATCATCGGCCTCTACGACGTCACCGGCGGCGGCGCGATCTCGCTCGAGCCGGGCGGACAGTTCGAGCTTTCCGGTGCGCCGGTCGAAAACGTGCACCAGACCCAGAGCGAGCTGATGGCGCATCTGGCGCAGGTGCGCGAGATCGCAGCGCCGCTCGGCATCGGCTTCCTCGGGCTCGGCATGACGCCGTCCTGGTCGCGCGCCGACATCCCGGTGATGCCCAAGGGCCGCTACAAGATCATGACCAACTACATGCCGAAGGTCGGCCAGTACGGCCTCGACATGATGTACCGGACCTGTACGGTGCAGACCAATCTCGACTTCTCCTCCGAAGCCGACATGGTCAAGAAGCTGCGTGTGTCGCTCGCGCTCCAGCCGGTCGCAACCGCGCTGTTCGCAAATTCGCCGTTCACCGAAGGCAAGCCGAACGGCTTCCTCTCCTTCCGCTCCGAGATCTGGCGCGACACGGACAATGCGCGCGCGGGCATGATGCCCTGGGCGTTCGAGGACGGCATGGGCTTCGAGCGCTATGTCGACTACGCGCTCGACGTGCCCATGTATTTCGTCAAGCGCGGCGAAGACTACATCGACGTCTCGGGCTCCTCGTTCCGCGCCTTCTTCGACGGCCGCAACAACAATCTTCCCGGCGAGCGGCCGACATTGTCGGACTGGGCCAACCATCTCTCGACGATCTTCCCGGAAGTGCGGCTGAAGCGCTATCTCGAGATGCGCGGCTCCGACGGCGGACCGTGGGGCCGTCTGCCGGCGCTGCCGGCGTTCTGGGTCGGGCTGCTCTATGACGATGTGTCGCTCGATGCCGCCTGGGACATGGTGAAGCACTGGAGCGCGCATGAGCGTCAGGCCCTGCGCGACGACGTGCCGCGCTTCGGCTTCAAGGCGCGGATCAAGGACCGCTATCTGTTCGAGATCGCCAAGGAATGCCTCGTTCTGGCACATGCCGGCCTGCGCCGGCGCGGCCGGATCGACCAGCTCGGCCGCGACGAAACGCGGCATTTGGAGCCGCTCGACCGCATTATCGATTCCGGCCGCACGCCGGCCGAGGAAATGCTCGAGAAGTTCAACGGCCCCTGGAAGGGCTCCGTGGAACCGGCCTACGCGGAGTACGCGTTCTAGACCAACAGGCCAACGACCGGGACTTAAGCCGTTCATCGCCCATACAGGTTTGCGGCGATCAAATGACCGGCTGAAAAAACCTGAGCGTCGTCAATAACTCGAAAGCTGTTCTGATGGGGAAGGGCCGCCTGTCCGTCATGGCAAGGGTCTTGGCAAGCGTCGTGGCATGCGCCGCGCTGCTCTCGCTCGTGCTTGCGAGCTGGCCTGCGCGCGCCCAGACGGCATTCGACCGGCCCGGCGGTGACTATTTCAGCACGCCGGTCACATCGGGCGACCCCGAGGATTGCGCGCTGCTGTGCGAGCGCGACCGCCGTTGCCGCTCGTGGAGCTTCAGCTATCCCGACATCGACGGCGCCGGGGCGGTGTGCTGGCTCAAGAACACGGTGCCGCCGCGCGTGCCGGGCAATTGCTGCATCTCCGGTGTGCGCGGCGCCGGCGTGATCGAGCCGCGCGTCGAAGGCGTGGAGACCTCGATCGACCGCCCCGGTGGCGACCTGCGCAATTTTGAACTCAAGGACGGCGAAGGCGAGGAGGCGTGCAAGGCCGCCTGCACCGCCGACAACAAATGCCGCGCCTTCACCTATGCCCGTCCCGGCTACACCGGCCGCGAAGCGCGGTGCTTCCTGAAAAAGGAAATCAAGCCGCCGCGCCGCAAGGCGGGGTTCACGTCGGGCGTGGTGCGGTAGGATTTAGCTAGCGTCGAATACACGGTCGTCATGCCCGGGCTTGTCCCGGGCATCCACGTCGTTTCTCCATCGCGGCTGCGCGTGGATGGCCGGGTCAAGCCCGGCCATGACGTGGCGAGGCATCTCACTCCGCCGCAATGACCGTGAGCTCCGGCCACAGCGCCTTCCATCGCGCGGCCTTCGCCGCGTAATTGGCAATGGAAAAATTCTGTGCCCGATTGGGCCGCACGATCAATCGCGCGACGTCGTCGAACCCGTGCGGCGCATAGACGTCGAAGCTCCCGCCCGCGGGTTGGATACCGAGCTGGGTATTCTCCGTCAGGAAGCGGTCGATGCCGTCGGTTGAACGCGTCAACGGCGGATAGGGCAGGCCGTGC
Protein-coding regions in this window:
- a CDS encoding glutamate--cysteine ligase, translated to MARDQIDMTPLQSRDELVAWFEEGCKDPSEFRMGTEHEKTPFTLEGYRPVPYEGARGIGALLEGMKLLLGWEPIMEKGNIIGLYDVTGGGAISLEPGGQFELSGAPVENVHQTQSELMAHLAQVREIAAPLGIGFLGLGMTPSWSRADIPVMPKGRYKIMTNYMPKVGQYGLDMMYRTCTVQTNLDFSSEADMVKKLRVSLALQPVATALFANSPFTEGKPNGFLSFRSEIWRDTDNARAGMMPWAFEDGMGFERYVDYALDVPMYFVKRGEDYIDVSGSSFRAFFDGRNNNLPGERPTLSDWANHLSTIFPEVRLKRYLEMRGSDGGPWGRLPALPAFWVGLLYDDVSLDAAWDMVKHWSAHERQALRDDVPRFGFKARIKDRYLFEIAKECLVLAHAGLRRRGRIDQLGRDETRHLEPLDRIIDSGRTPAEEMLEKFNGPWKGSVEPAYAEYAF
- a CDS encoding PAN domain-containing protein; translation: MGKGRLSVMARVLASVVACAALLSLVLASWPARAQTAFDRPGGDYFSTPVTSGDPEDCALLCERDRRCRSWSFSYPDIDGAGAVCWLKNTVPPRVPGNCCISGVRGAGVIEPRVEGVETSIDRPGGDLRNFELKDGEGEEACKAACTADNKCRAFTYARPGYTGREARCFLKKEIKPPRRKAGFTSGVVR